GCTAAGTCAAAGTACCGCAACTGACGAAGTTTTCCTATCGCCTGCAGCGGGGGAGAGCGAGGAGAAAACGGAATAATTGAATGACAGAGTAAAGACAGATAAGCAACAAACTGAAAAGAAAGTGTCATTCAAATATCTCCAGAGCGGCTGTTTTCTTTTACTGCAAGAGCTGAAAGTGTGTTCTTACCCCTGGTATACACTGTAGAGAGTTGTTATCCAGCCACAGCTCTTTTAGGTTGTGGATCTGTTCCAACACCTCGGGCTAACATGCAAACAGAGGAATCCATATCAGCATATATTGCAGACATATGCATCAACAAATATGCAGATATGTAGAAAGTAGCTTTTTATAtgataaaaaatatgaattattcGTTAACATCAAAGGACACCGTCTCAGCACTTATGTTGTGAACATGTACAGATCCAAAAAACAACTTCAGTGCATCTTCCGACCCAGTTTGgcataaataaagaaaataaagaaatgtcagcGGAGTGGGTAAGACTGGCAATCTCTCTCTCagtgctttctctctcttggAAGGAAGCAGACCACACAGCCAACCTACTCCTGTCATAGCCGACTTCCTGTCTGACCCTGATGACATATCCTGTTAGCCTCCAACcagtctcctcttcctccattaTGTCACTGTGTCCCATTTCAGGGTCCAGCTGAAGGACAGTAGGCTGAACTTCCTCCTGCCTTAATGAGACAGTGTACAGAGGATTGACCATATGCTGCGTTAGGTCTTGAAATGTGAACTTTGAAGGCAGCGGCCCTCAAAATAGGACACGGcatctgtgtttctgtttgggTTCCTCCTCCTTGTTACAAATAAATATGGTTCAACTAGTAAACTACTCCTAAGACTTTCATATTTGAGCTTTCTTTGATCAAAAAGGACAATCTCAATGTTAAACTTAAACACTTAATTCATgctgcatttcaaaataaaatcagtctCACCACTTCAGAGAATTCATTGCTACCCAGATCCAACCTCTCTAACTGTGTCAGTCTGTGGATGGACCTGAGAGGAGAGAATACATTGattaatactactactactactacattgTGACATATGTACTTTATATAGGCTAGTTTTGTACACTGAACAATGCACAGCCCACCAAAACACCAGGCAAAAATACAATGTAGCATTTAATAATCATATTAGATGTATTCTGTATGTATTCATTttatgttaaatttttttgcctTGTTTTCTAATTCTTATTTTTACTCTTATTCTATTGATTCTTTAGTAGTTAGCCACCCTGCATTCACTAACAAATAAAACCTTTGAATCTTTAAATCAGTTGAAAATTACACATGATAATATTATTGTCATGCACTGTAATGCATTCCTGCTTAGCTGACTGGATCTAGCAGTCTTCTGACTATTGTGGCTCTCTGATTTGCTTTGATTTAAACGTAGCAACTACAGTGTGGCCATGGACAATCTGCCGTTGACGATGCATGCAGTGTCCATATTTAGGATTTATTCCTGGGGAGTGATGTTTACTAAACCTGCATCCctcctttttcagtttttcctatcgtttcatttatattttgaaCACACTactgttctttttttacttCAGTTAGCTAGTTGCAAAGCGTGATTCCCTGACATCTTTTAAAATCTTAGGGAAAAACCTTAACTATTTATGCTCACTTTGGATTTACATCAACATGCCTCCTACATGTTGAGTAGGAAACATCCTAACAACCAGCAATTAATGTGAACCATGTTCACAGTTAGAGAGCAAGGGGGATCGTGCCCTGGTAGTCATacttgtaaagtaataattacAGCGGTAGTATTATTGGCATTAGTATTAATGCTTTTCACAATCGATTGTAATTTAAATTAGTTACTCTACAACTCTGATGGTTGTCTATGTTAGGTACAGCTGTTATGTTAAACaggaaacatttaaaactgttaGACGACATCACTGTTATAACAGGCTTTATCAGTATTCAAGACCACCTGCCAGGGATAAATATTGTTTTAATCTGGACACCTGGGAACGCAAGCATACAGTCGGTATCATGaagcatgtgcgtgtgtgtgtgtgtgtgtgtgtgtgtgtgtgtaattgtctgtctttctcacacacacatatggcaTTTTTTCTTACTTTGGCATGGTTTTCAGGTGGTTCTCTCTCAGCTCCAGGATCCGTAGTTTGGAGAGTCTGAAAAACAGAAGGCACATAAACCAAAACTTAATTTACTGTATTAATTCTCTCTTGCAACAACTGTTACTACATCAGTTGTTAATAACACTCAGTGAAATGAGGCAAAAACAGGCCACATTTATCACCATTTCAACTCCAGAAGCAGTGTTATTTCCTAATCAGTGATAATAATGATGCATCATGATTGACCAATTATGTTTAATTACCAAAAATCATTCCACATCCTTGCAGATGAACATCACCATGAAAATGTTTCAATGTAGAGAATGTCTTTCACTTATGAGCTTCTACATGTTGCACAGGATTTCATTTGAAATTCTTAACCGCTATCAGCTGCCCTCATTCACAATAACAGAATTTAAAGGGGAAGAACAACTTGTTGAAAATTGAGAAATAAGTACCTggataaaatgataaaaaaaatatgggaTAATGGGACCTCATCTAACACAGTCATCCGCAAATGCTCACAaccaagcacacacaaacaatgacaTGCATCAGTTTACCTGCCAAAGTTAGCCGGCAGATACTCCAGGAAGGCATCGTTTAAGAAGAGCTGGGTCAGATTCAGGAGCTGCGTAAAACCATCTGGGAGTCTAGAAATTTGAGAGAAATGGCGAGaggtggaaaaaaagaagaacaaatgcaaaagaagaataataaagagaaaaagaaagtgtgTGTCCTTGAAAAACCTCAATGGATTAAAACATGTTTCCGTAACAACCCTGTACAGTAGAAAGAGCTAATTGATATTAGCCTGCAGATGACTCatctcctgcacacacacacacacacacacacacacacacacacacacacacaaacttactgcagagaaataatttttttacttgcgtgtgtgtgtgtgtgtttgtgtgcgcttCATGGACATTACACCACCGAAAGGAAAACAGCAATTACTAGCATTAACATCTGTTGCTCAAAAATAAACATCAGCACTTTATTGTATCAATTAAATCTTCCACTGTCTAGCCATAGCTGAGCCAATAAAACACATGCGGTTGTATGGTAGAATGGGGGTCTGTGGATACAGCCAACTACTATAAAATATTTAACCTCTCTGTGGTGCTATAAATGCATGGCTTGGAATACgtaaaagcaggaaaaaaacaacagtgttgGTCTCTTGACAGAGAAAAATCTGCTaaaacagctaaatacatggcacatgcaacaacaaaaaacccaTTACAGCTTGTACTGAGTCCACTCAAAGTGGTTGATAAATTGGTGCTGTAAACAATACATGAAAGCCAAATTGAAAGTGATTAAGAGGTGTTATTTTTAGTATAATAGAGTCATTGTTTTATCTCATGTTGTTATCCAGAAGCAGATGCATTATCCCCTAcatgtttcagttttttttgttagtgCAGCTATATTGTGTCCAACTTGCAAAACAAACCTTTGAGCTGTAGTCAAACATTAGGCTAATATTTGCTGCAGTCAAACTAGAGGCTTCAACTGAAAGGAATAAGACAAGGTGTGCTTTGGTGTCTTACTTGGTGATAGGGTTGACACTGGCCTCCACCACAGACAGGCCTTTACAGCATTTTATATTGTCGGGAAACTCCTGGAtacctgaaagagagagagacacacaaagatggAAGAGGAAATGTGTTAgttactaggggtggggggaaaaaaatcgatacagcattatatcgcgatattttccgtgtcaatactgtatcgatacacagacccCAAGcatcgatctattattatatatgtgttggtcagtttgtctgcttgataatcccattttgcagcaataaaattgaaatgagacgaacaaacagagaaatgtatctttttagataaaacagatgttgacaaagtttccttttggggataTCATTTAAAATTGGGAAAtatttgaagttgaaaaaaggtaataaattgcagtatatcgcagaatatcacaatatgtttaaaatcgcaataatattgtatcgtgaaataagtatcgtgatgatattgtatcgtgaggcctctggtgagtTACTTATTTTCAGTTTGTTGAGTGATTTCCTATAAAGAAAGGGAATTATTATCTACAGTAAGCTTTGCAAGTGTTAAGACAGTGTAAagttttttcatatattttggaGGTGAGATCATTGTGATTATGAGCTTTTTTTCTGGGCTGCCTTGAGATCTGTGCTACCTTTGTTTCCTTACCTGCTCAACTCCATATGTTGTAGTACTGTATATGCAGGACTTTAAATTAACACCCGCCAACCCACCAAAAGCAGGTAAAAAATAACTTTGGCTGGTataacattgtaaagttacGAGCCAATTTGGCCGGTGATGAATGAAGCAAAGCGTCTGTTTTTAATCAGCCAGCTGCAGAAACCATCCGACAAGTCAGTGTTTACAGATTGGTCTGTTTTCCGGCAAGAAATTTGGGcgttttggtgtgtgtttggcttggaaAACGAATGGAACTGTGGGAAGCAAAACAGAGGAGCTGAAATTAAGCAGTAAAATcagataggaaaaaaaacaaaaaacctggAGATATTTTTTCGAGAGTAAAGTAAATGTTTATAGTTTAATGTATATCTGCCAGCCATCAACCCAAACACATATTTTTAAAGAAGCATGGATGCTAAAACGTATTCAGGGGCACtcataatctattttattttccCTGGACAAAAATGGATTTAAAAATTGACTAgccatgttggctggtgattaaaaaagttaatttaaagccctgtGTATATGGGCAGATAGTAATTCAAATTGCAGTTGGTAATGCCGATAAGTTAGCAGTTGACTTTTAGttttcttattttaattttttttaaattattttagttttgtgGTTTGTTCTGGTTGGATTGGTCATCTGTGTTACAGAGAAGATTTTTACCGTTTTTACTGATGTCTAGCTCTTTGAGGTTAACCAAGCTGGCGATGGTGGTGGGCAGGTTGGACAGGTCGTTATCGGGCATGCTCAGCTTCTTCAAGGCCTGGCAGTTGAAGAGTTGCTATGGAAACACAGAGGGGAAACAATGAAATATTATAGTCTTTTGGCTAAATCACACAGACCTTTAGCGGAAAGGTAGAAAAGGACAGAGAGCGAGAAAGTCAGCTGGAGGCATGCACTACTTAATGTTGTGGAAAAGCAGTGCCATTTGAGCTGCTTTTCTATGAATAATGCAGACTTAATCTCCTACATGAGGTCGCCCCTagggacaaaacacacactagAGTGAAAGCTAAAACATTCAGAGAAATGTGCCCTTAATAGGAAAATACTGCAAATGCCAAAACATATACAAGAGTGAAGGCACATGCATAAAAAGGAAAGTGCTTAGAGTACAGAAAGGCTAAACTGTAAATACCAAAGCACACACAACAGGCAAAAGCACAGACAGAATTGCTACAAAtattaaaacacatacaaaaagcCAAAGcttgtttaaataattttaactGAAGGTCTACGACCATCTTTTTCCAGAGTGgtcaactgctataattatcaGAAACTTTCAAACTCAAAAATGAAATGCTCAGGAATAAGACCAAAATCAAAAGCTAACAGTGAACGTGTCTTAAGAGAAGTAAAGTTAAGAGGTAATAATAATTCAagaattaatatttatttttatattatattatatttataagtCATTAATTAAGCAGCAACAATTAGCCGGCTAACTACCCTTACAGACAACACTTCTCACCTGTCACAGTGGCCGTGTTCATGCTAGCGAGTGTCTTGTTCACTAGCAAACATTGTGTAATTAAGCAacttacactttctaaaattaGTGAGCTTTATATGTAGTCTAATTGTGTGTAGCCTATTTATTCCAGTAATTGTTTTTCTATAAGAATCataagatttaaaaagaaaatgatacaGAAATGTATTTGAATAATCAGTTCATGATGGATAGTGTGTGCATAatcaacataaataaaaaaacattgattgaATTGATTTTCAGGTATTAGTCAGCTAATACCATTTTAAGTCATGGATTTATAACAATTAAAAATCATGCCTTCATTCATAACAATCAGAAAATCTAAATGAACAAACAAAATAGACAGATAAAAAGACATCATGCTCACCTTTCAGCAGCATTCATcacaacatttattcaccaatATCCAAACAAAAGATACAAATTCTTACAACTTTTCAAAAGATAACCACACTCAGTTACCATATGGTGGATCATCACCTGGAAAAGGGACAGCATTTGTGCCTTCTGAACAGGTGACCTCAATTACATCAGCGTCATTATAGGCGGTATGGCATCCCCGCAGGATACATGCCGAGGATTTCCAACAGTTGAACTCAATCCATTTGGAAGAATGGCAAACACTTTGTTCAATGGATTATCCAGTGAACCGTTTTTCATTTTCCATGTTTTCTAACCTCATTTTCAAGAGCTGATAATTAAAATATCACTTGGGGGTTGCCAAAACACTTCCAGAGTGTGCTATCTGTTGTACTGAGGCCAGTGTGCTGTAAACATGTACAGTAGCACCTTAATCTGCCAAGTGTCACCCAGACTTCACCCACTCTGATTTGATGTGTACCATACTTCACACAAAACACCCAACTATCCTACGATGTGCAATGTCTGTGTCATTTTCTTATAATTCAAACAAACATATGCTCTCACATTCATTCCTGCCGGCACTTTCCAAGTCCCCTAACTTGCACAAGAAAGGGAACCTATGCAGACATTTAACTAATTGAATGATTAACTGCCCAAAATAAAATGCTGCTTTGTGCCCAAAATATTTTTAGATTGcctattttgtatattttattgACATGTTGTCAGCCATACTGTCACTTTTGTAAAAGGAGCACTGGGGCCGAAGATCTTCTGCTCGGGGCCTGTGGGtcaggccaggccaggccacGATACTTAAAGACACAATCACTTACCCACACACACTAAAGGAGCTCTCTACTCACTTACAATAAGACCAATTACTCTGGCAGCCTTGACATCTCTTATTCAATCTTGGCATGTACATTTACACATACACATTGTCAAGGTTTTTTGTCAGTTGAATGCAAGTTTGGCTTGCCACTTACTCAGCCCTATTGTCATTTAAACCAGGACAGGATATCAATAAAATGAAACAGACCTCCTATAAACAGCAACTGTAATTCTCCTTGAAATATTGGAAGGACATTTTGCCTCATTACTGCTCACGTGGAGGTTTTCTGAAAGTCTCGGGTGGCCCAGGATGCCTCTCTCCCCCCCATGCTGTCACTCGCTGTTGCAACATCTAAGATAAAAAAAACCCTACAGCAGTCCAgagtaaaatatctcaacagttATTGAATGGATTGACTTACAACTTTCTACAGGCATGATCCacagaaaaataatcttaatGACTTTAGCATGCTGATAATAGCATTTAAACACTAACGTTGGCATTCACTTCAAAACATCGGGAATGCCTGAGGCTAACAAAGTACAACGAGGAAAGCTGCAATGTACACTgacaacctgtctgtctgagtctGAAATGTCCTAAATTGGCAACTGTACAGAAGATGAACCCTTTTTGTTTAGGTACCAGCATGGCCTTGGTGCCACCCTCAGGTTGTTGTTTTGTGCCCCACCGGTGGTAAAGATCTGAGAATAGCCAAGCTTAGTACCATTGCTTAACTGTAAATTCCTTTAAATGAACATCACTGGTGCCTCTCACAACATTAATATATCCAAATGTGTCGACTTCTGAAGGCGTAACTTACAGATACAGCCAAGTAATCAGTGGAGATGAAACGAATAAAGATTCACTTTTTGTCGCATACCACAAAGCAATAAAATATGTCACATTTACAGTTACTTCATGTAAGAGTTTAAGTGCAAAAAAAGGCATATTTGTTGGGCTTTCCACTAATAGGTCAGAAAGTAAAACTTACATCATGGCTCCTTAGAACAAGGTGTGGAGCAAACAGCTTATTTTAATAAAGTGAACAAAATCAAAAGGAAGTGCAACACATATTAGTCCATGAATTTTCACGAATGTTTTGCAAGGATTTCATAAGAATCAACCGGCCAGCCTTGGTCCAGGTTCAGGTAGTCAAGAAATGGTTATAAATTATGTTTACCATGTTGGGCTTTGGGGTTAGAGGTTAGATACAAGTTCCAGCAGAGAGGGGTTAACGTGGTTCAGAGTTACCTTGGGTAGTTCCTCAATCTGGTTGGCGTCGAGGTAGAGCTCCTCCAGAGTTCTCTCGAAGCTGAAGATTTCCTTGGGGACTTGCTGCAGGCTGCAGTGGGAGTAATCCAACACTGAGATCACTTCCTCTTCGCCGCGGAAACAACGGCACGGCACCAGCCGGCCAATCAGCTTTCGCTTAGTGGTCATTTCCAGACACTGCACTATGGCGgcaagaagaggagaggagagagacgaCGTTAGATTCCTTTTAGACAGACTGCTGAACTCATGAACATCAACAGGCTCATTATATGTGAGGAGTCTTTATTCATTTCACTGTGTTCCTGTGTAGATCATTGTTACATTATTAGACTAATTCACTACGAGATAACAAAAGGtcagaaaaatataaaactagcatCAAATAAGTTTCTTTAGAGATTACCTATGGAGCTGTCCTTAACATTCATGTCTGGGATTTGCTTTAAAATGTTCTAAAATAAGATTTTGATAACAATTTGAGCTGCATTTATTAATGGTGACATGCTTTTGATGGGTAATGCAATAAATAAAGTGTTAATTTAGGTCTGAGGGTGTAAAACTGACAGTATTTATATGACATCAGTGTTAAATTGACACTTCAATCAGCCCTTTCAGCTCATCAGTAGAGCCTTATCATACAGTATGGGTTACAGCCCTGTGATAGACTGTCAAACTGTTCAAGGTGAACTCTGCCTTTTGGCGATTTTGGGCTGGACTGCAGTCCTTCATAACCCTGCAGAGGATAAGCAGGTaatgacctcctccctacgcagatGTTCACGGTATTTTACAGTGGCAGACAATGTGGGCCTTACAGTAATAGATATGTGGAATAGatacaaatgaatgtgcatTCCTTGAGTGAGGATGTATTATTCAAATCATCATTCAACGCTTACTACACTCAATCTactgacaaattaaaaaaaaaagttaatgccAACCCTTTCAAACAGAACAAAGAGTGAATTTTCAGTTATCTTGACTGCCACCTTGATTTCCTGTTTGATTTGGATAAGCTGAAACCAGCTGTGATGAGGAGAAATGGAGTAAGAGGACAATAGGAGCTGATGAGGAGTGAAGCTGAAGAAACAGAGGGGAGTCCAAAggggggatgaggaggagaaaaTGAGGAAGTGTAGAGagcaaagagagggagacaaggAGTCTCAGAGATATGACCTGCAGCGTTATCTgtctataaacacacacacacacacatgtccagCACAGTGTGACCAGATGAATTCAGAAGATAGACAGAGGGATCTTGAGCACTGTGAGGACACACTTTGTTATCTGCTTTAGTTAATTGCAAGGGCAGTGAAATCTGTTGAATTGACTGGCTGGTTATGCTCCAGGACTGTTTATCTAAAAAGGGTTGGACCATTAAAATCAATACATCCTTATCCACAGACATGTTCAAAGCAGGCGTAATGAGGCGAGCTGGGATTTACTGTTTGTTTCTACAGTATGTGTAAACCCAGCAGTGAGTGCTTTCCTTGGACCACTGGTTCTTTTCTAACCCCTCATGTTTAGAGCTAAACGGTAACCCAGGGTTTGTATAGCTACTGGAGAACAGGTGGGATTTCACCAATGAGGATTACACAGctcagtgtaaaaaaaatgatctcaaagcatgtcctgtgtTTTCCTTCCTTCAATGTGTTGGACTGCCAACTCAAAAAGATGCTGCACAAGGGCTAAAACTATAGCTGGGCAATGTGGTCAAATTTACTTTCAGGATCTCGTTAGTTGTATGTGGAAATATATTATTTCATTTCAAACTTTAGTCTCAGTTAAtcagctttctttgtgtgtgcgtgaaaataaaatacaggtcaaaaaaattcagaaaaaaaaaagatcagagGCGGAGGTTAAAGGTAGAATTTAAGAAAAGTCCAAACTGATTTGATAAAACTTTGCATGCAATGAAAGGAAAAATGTAACCAAGGGCTCTCTTTATGCATTGACCATCTACAGAGTCATAATCCCCAAAAGTTTTGGAGTGAAATTAATACGGTTGGGCCCTATTGGAAGCCGAGTACCCATGAAGGCGAGATTAGAAATttgagtattgttttttttcatgtcttGTATTTCTCCTGTGTGGTTACATGATCAAACAGAGAGCAACTTCTATTATTCACAATAAGAAATCACctatatttcatattttccGTGTTTCAGACACTGTTACCTCCGTTCTCCACCTGTTGgaattttgtattattaatttaatagcCTGCATTCATCCCAACATAAAACCGTTTTGCCAATTAAAGATGGTCAAGAATAAAGTATAAAAtgatatatttttataaaacttGGACAACAAGCTGCAACAGCCTCACCATCAATAGTTAATGTTTTGCTAACAGTTTCCAGGCCTGGAGCAGAATACACATTCACAGGTCAAGACTTCCTGCTGCTTCGTGCGAGATCCTTTACAATAAAGCAACGGAAACTATACGACACAAGACGttactttatataaatattCCCCATTCATGTGGGATGAGTCTATATTTTGGACTTCTGACAACTATATAAGTCTATATGACTTCTGGTCGATGTCAGAACAGTTATAATTTCCTCTCAAATGTTTGGTTTCAGTGCGGCTGTCCAATCAGCAGGGGACACAAGTCAGATGACATGCTCCGTCATAGTTACATAGCAGAAGTTGCATCAGGGATCTTCTCATTGGCTGAGTAAGCAGGCAGTCTGAGTTATAACCTGGCTAATAGCATCATGACTACCAAAGGTGTGAAATCGGCATTCTCTAAATCAACCGCTTGACATCCCAGCCAAGAGCCAGATGGCCCAGTATAATGCTCCAAAACCAGCAACCCTGACCAGAGCTGGTATGATCTTTTGATAGAACTCTACTACAGATTAAAGAGGATTAAAACGTGTTataagacttttattttcttcatgttttatataaaacactttgAAGTGCCTTGATACTGAAATTTGCTATATGAATATAGcacattgtgttttattttgattctatCTTGTGGCTttgcttgatttttttttttcttttttcatcataAAGTCTTTTCTGTAACTTTTGTTTATTCCAAAATGACCCCGTAAAAAAGCACTGCAAAGTATTGCGGATAATGATTTGGCAAAATCGATAGTATAAATATCAGCATGCAGTCTGGTGAAGCTGTTTGATTATGCACTCCCAGTCTACTGATGTAACATCTTAGGCATGCATAGACTGACTAAAAATAAAGagagcagagaaaaagagatcAGAGCTGATGCTACCCATTAGAATTAGACAACAACAGCAGGGACAATGACAAATATTAGGAGCAAATGGGAGGTTGTTTACGTGGGCAGCGATAAGCGCCGGCTGTGGGCAGTCACCTTCATGACACAGACACCTCTCCAGAGGCTGATTTTACACAAGAAACCACAATACTGACAAAGAAGATGCACAAAACAGGAAGGATGcacagtggagctgctcagacTCTTTGAATCTATGGATAACATTTCAAAAGATTCATATGAGACAAATGTCAACAAGATGACAAATGTAACACAATACATCAGCATTTGGGATTTAACAATCCACGTTCAGCTCTCGTTCATTCATGGATATCATGTTTTGTGGAAAACAAATGGACCGAATTTTGAAAATCTTTTGCTTTCTTTTGTGGTTCTAGTGCTCTGGTAGGCCCTgtctaaatgaatgaatgtaagGGGGGACACTGACGTGTATCGAGTCCTGCTCAGACTCccagagagccaaaaaaaataaaaaataaaaaggtaggAAGAGAGTCAGAGCAAACTGGCATTGATGGGGTGAAACTAGGAAGTGAGCGTGGTTGGCTGTGTTGGCTCTCGCTGCTGCTATGGAAACAGCATGACAGAGCAGACTGACTCTGCAGAGGCAACGctacatgtgcatgtgtgcaagCTCCCAGCACGCaaattccacacacacacacacacacacacacacacacacacacacacacacacacacacacacacaaataatttaGCTTTGCTCATATCAGTACAATGATAATTACATTAAAGAAACAAAGATGTAAGCAGTGAGACATTTTGCAAGAACTGCTAACACACACCTGCCCACAAGCGCTACACACA
The Perca fluviatilis chromosome 9, GENO_Pfluv_1.0, whole genome shotgun sequence genome window above contains:
- the lrrc7 gene encoding leucine-rich repeat-containing protein 7 isoform X10, translating into MDDYSTLQLQCLEMTTKRKLIGRLVPCRCFRGEEEVISVLDYSHCSLQQVPKEIFSFERTLEELYLDANQIEELPKQLFNCQALKKLSMPDNDLSNLPTTIASLVNLKELDISKNGIQEFPDNIKCCKGLSVVEASVNPITKLPDGFTQLLNLTQLFLNDAFLEYLPANFGRLSKLRILELRENHLKTMPKSIHRLTQLERLDLGSNEFSEVAGGSSAYCPSAGP